Part of the Suricata suricatta isolate VVHF042 chromosome 8, meerkat_22Aug2017_6uvM2_HiC, whole genome shotgun sequence genome, AGAACCTTCCAGGTGGCAATGAGCCTCGGCAGTCACAGAGTCCTTCCTGGAGCCCCCTGCGTCCTGCCCAGGCTCAACCCCACCTCAGCGTTTGGCTCCTCCACAGACTCCCTGGTGAGTAAGGTCCCCGCTGAGCCAACTAGGCAGCCCTTCCCTTGAAGGCTTGAGACATAAAGAGCACTCCAAACTTCCACTTCGCAGATCATTGATGAGAAGGCAAGCAGTGTGCTGGGAGGCTATTTGACATGGCCAAGGGAAGACGCTCTTGGGATACTGAACAGCCCAGAtcgagctcctggctggctccgtgggtagagcatgtgactctcgatgctggggtcatgagtttgagccccatgttgggcacagagattacagaaggaaggaatgaagggaaggaggaagacaaagaaaccaACGGCCCAGAGCAAAAACGAAGACCACTAGGACACTTAAGTCCTGGTCTGAATGTCGTGCAGCCACCAAGGAGTCCCTTTCCTTCTGTGGCACTCGGATCACTGAGGCTGAGTTGGGGGCTCCAGATAAAGTACCCTGTGTGTGGTTTGGCAAGCAGCTGGCCTACTGACCAGAACTGTGACTGGCCCGTGAGCCACAGAGGGCTCACCTTGTTCCAGAGACAGTGTCACGTTTCTCTGGGTGCCCAGGCCGAGTTTCAAAGGCACTCCCCTGCCGGGTCAGGCCCACAGCTGTGGCCCGAGCTGGAGTGGCCCTGAGGTGAGGGGGTGGTAACAGTGGTCCTCAACAGCTGTGGTCACATCTCCTAAGGTAGACATTGTCTCAGAACAGGCTCTGGTCTGACCATCAGCTCTCACACTCACAAGCTTCAGTCAATAGGAGCAGTATTCACTATAAAAAGAGGTCTTGTTCACTGAAACTTTAGCCATGCTTCCTCAGTTcccccatctgtacaatggggctTATACTAGCAGTTCTCAGCCTCAGAGGACAGGTCACAGGTTTTAAACAAGACAGTTATAAGGCACCACCACAGAGCAGTATGCCCCTACTCGTCAGCTGCACTTCCTTTGCACTTAAGCATCCCCTTGCCAGTCACCTACAGGTGTCCCCAAACCCTCTGCAAGGAAAATGGGCTGCTTCTTGTACGTCAACACCAGTGGAAGGGCTCAAGGAGCCAAGAAGCCAGGAGCAAATCACCTAGAGGTCTCACAGCCCAGGCAGCTGGTCTACCCTACAAAGCTGTTTAGTCTCCCTAATTTTTGCTGCCCAGGTTTCAAGATTCTGTCCGGAGAAGATGGATATGAAGGATTATGCCCTTCCCAATGCCAGTTGGTGTCCAGACATGCTGAACTTGTACCAGGAATTTCTGGAGAAGACCAAGACTGATGGCTGGATCAAACTGCCCTCCTTCAAGTCCAACAGAGACCATATCCAGGGGCTCAAGCTCCCATTTGGGTTAGCAGTTGCCTCAGGTAAAGGCTGGCCTGGGAGGGCCTCTGGGCATCCCTGGCCCCCCTGGTGGGTTCACACAGTCCCTTTCCCTGTGCTGACTCTCCATCCCCGGGCAGGAGTTCCACAAGCTCCCTTCCAGGCCTCAGCTGGAagttctctctgtgtctgccccaCTCCTGATCCTCTCCACCCAGTAAAGGCCCTtaggcctccccacccccctgcaggcCTTGGCACACCATCCTCATTCTCCCAGGCCCATAGTCAGTCTCCCAAAACACCCACCAGATGGATAGAACTTTCTacattcctctttcttcctgcacgtgcatgcatatgtgtgtgtgagtgtgtgtcccTAGTTTCTTGTCTCATTCATGTATGTGGTTTTCCTGTTCATTGATGAATGGGTGGTAAAGTAGACAGATGACTTTTGGGTTTATGTCACAAACAAAGCAGAGtcagcaaaatacatttttttcaaagaacttgaTATTCATCAAAAAAGGATGTAGTCCTTATCATTgtcttgggggaaaaaaccaagtaatctctatatccatatgggcttgaactcataagcctaaaatcaagagtcatatgctcccctgagtgagccagccaagcactccTATTTTACTCTGTTTAGTATTTTACCGTTTGTTATTTTGAATTATATGTGAATTACATGTTACGTTTTAAATTTTCAATGCTTACAGTCTACTCAAGTCTTAATCTCGTCATGATCCTATCTCTACACTAAGCCAGGGAACTTCCTGACTATTTCTCCTTCCagacttgaggggtgcctgagaaGGGGGCGCCACCTCCACTCACAGACTGaaggctccctgagggcagagcctgggtGTCTCTGGTTCTCTCCTAGACCCTGCGCCTGAGAGGGGGCTCCAGCCATGGTGCTGAGTGACTGGCCTCGCATCCCAGCAGGGTCCCATGCGGTCACGACTCTCCTCTTCAGCTGCAACACTGCCCGTCTCTCCCCAGACAAAAATGACTGGCGCATCTGCACCAGGTGCATCCAAGAGGAAGGTCAAGGCTACGAGTATGTCATTTTCTTCCACCCATCTGAGAAGAAGTCCATCTGTCTTTTCCAACCTGGCCCCTACCTGGAGGGGGCCCCGGGGTAAGGCCACAGGCAGAGACTGGGTAGATGTCCTCAGCTGCTCCCTGGGCTTGCTCAGCTGCTGCATTAGCCACACACCAGACCCTGGACTCTGTGCCTCTCCCTAAGGAGCTGGGTTGGGGTGATGGGGTTCAGATAAGGAGAGCCCCCAATAAGAAGGTGGTTTTAGGGGCCACTTTGAGAGAAGGGTGTGGTGACCTTGGAAGAGGACAAGATGTGGAACTGGGCTTCCAGACCTGCTCTGCCTTCCTGGCCTTTGGACCTCAAGCAAGCAGTTTAACTTCTGGCCTCATTACCTGAAACCCGGTGCAGTATTACCTACCTGCCTAAGTGGCCGAAAACTATAATGTTATATATACTCATGAGCCATACAGCACAATACAGCTATCAGACACCCACTACCCGTGGACAAACTGAGGCATGCAGAGGTAAGGTAACTTGCCCATAGTAGCACAGGCAATCAAGGACAGAGTGGGACTCTAATTGGGATCTAGGACTCCAAGTCAATGTCCTAAATCCCAAATTAGTCCACTGATCTCTCCATTGCATTCTGCTATCTTCAAACTTGAAATAGACCCAGGAAGGATCATACCAGATGTAAATTCCACAAGGGAAATCAAGCTGGTCCTGAGCCTCTTGCCCAAGGCCACTGTGCCACTAAGTAAGTCCATGGTTGTTTGCCTTCTGCTCCATCACTGTTCCTTCTTTAGACAATTGCTAAAGGCTGCTGGTAGCTCCAGAGTTCCtgcaagggagaggaagaaagggggaggcACCTTTAGGGTCCCAAGGCCTGAGAGGGACTCAGTAGCAGTTACATTCAGAGATCTTAATAGACGTCAGCGCCTCCACAGGTCATGGATTCAGACTGCAGCCCTTGGTCGCCTTGGCAATATCAAAGCAGTCTCCCTAATGCATGCCGACACTGGGAGACTAGGTCAGAGGCTTACACAGGTCAGGGACCCCCTTCCTTCTAAAGAGGAAAACCCCAAGAAGAGGGTGAAATATAGCTGACTTTTATTTAGGGGCTCATGGATGtggggcaggagagacagaggaggaccACCCAGCACTGAGGCCAGTAGGTTGAGGGGTCCAGAGAAGAGATTAGTACTGAATAGAATGAAACATCCAGTTCATTTTATCTACTGTGCAGGAGAAAAAACCCCAGTTCTTCTctactgtgtctttctctcctgtgtgtctcCTTACTGCTCACACAGGACACTTTACTTCTGACACTTCTGACCACCAAACGGGTGGAGGCTTTTctccacaccaagcaattctgtGACACCGGCTGGGTGTCCTGCAATTTAACTCCATTCTGACATGTGTACCTGGAGACAGCGTCAGATCCCTCAGGGCAAGGGCTAGTCCACAAGCCCACCCcgcttcagatgccagtcacaagcaGCAGGCCACCAGGCTCCCACAACTCCCATCTGACTTGGCTATGTTGGGGAGCAAGAATTTCCTGTCGCCTTCAAGGGTCCTTCTAGTTGGACTAGGAATCATATTGAGA contains:
- the THEM5 gene encoding acyl-coenzyme A thioesterase THEM5, encoding MIRRTFQVAMSLGSHRVLPGAPCVLPRLNPTSAFGSSTDSLVSRFCPEKMDMKDYALPNASWCPDMLNLYQEFLEKTKTDGWIKLPSFKSNRDHIQGLKLPFGLAVASDKNDWRICTRCIQEEGQGYEYVIFFHPSEKKSICLFQPGPYLEGAPGFAHGGSLAAMMDEVFSKTAYLAGEGLFTLSLNIRFKNLIPVGSLAVLNVDVEKIEDQKLYISCIAQSRDQQRVYAKCSGVFLQLQLEEESSQ